From the Leptolyngbya sp. CCY15150 genome, the window AAAGCGGTGTGGTATCTAAATATATCTTGGGAGAGCCGATGGCTCCTTGGTTCGGCGGGTCAGCTGCCCTCAGCAGTGCTTTTATTGAGCAATATCCAGAAAGCACTGTTATCTATGCTGAAGCCTATCGGCAGGCTGTTCAAGATATTCGAGATAATCCGGCAGAAGCTCGTCAATATTTGACCGGTTACACTGCCATTGAGGGTGAACTGGTGGAGAAGGTACCGATGGTGGGTTACACCATGTATGACGAATTTACGCCTGAGGATATCGCCTATTTCCAGAAATTCTTTGATTTCATGACGGAAAAGGAAATTTTTGCCCGATCAATTGATGTTGGAGCTCTAATCTATCAACCGGCGTAACGTCTTGCCCATCTTCGAATTTAACTATGATGATCAATCCTGTTGCTACGCAAAATGCTGCTCCGCCTGATCACTTTGTTTCGGTCAAGGGACTCTGTAAATCCTTCAGTGGATCGGTTCTTTACGACAATTTCGATCTTGATTTATCTCGCAATCAACTCGTCTCTGTTTTTGGCCCCAATGGATGTGGCAAATCAACTCTGATTAACATGATTAGTGGTCTTATCCCTGTAGATCAGGGTGAGATTCGTATCCATGATAAACCCATTCGACGCGCACGCATTGGCTATGTATTCCAGAACTATCGGGATTCTATGCTGCCGTGGCTAAGCGCCTATGATAACATCGCCTATCCGTTACGGGTGAAAGGCATTCCCGACCGAGACTGTCGCGATCGCGTTGAGCAACTCATTCAGACCTTCAATATCCAACTTGACCTAAAGCGATATCCCTACAGCTTTTCAGGAGGACAGCAGCAGCTTATTTCCATTATGCGAGCGCTGATCGCTGATCCAGAAGTGTTGTTCTTAGATGAACCTTTCTCAGCCCTAGACTTTGAAACTACGTTGTTTGTGCGAGATAAACTCCAGGAAATTTTCATGACCACCAAAATTCCTATGTTTATGGTGGTTCATAACCTAGAGGAAGCCGTATTCTTAGCTGACACGATCCTGCTGCTGAGTAAGCGTCCCACCCATTTAGTGGAAATGGTGCCCTTTAATGCTCCTCGACCCCGCACCCTCGATACCCTCACCTCCCCAGAGTTTATTGATGTGAGCCGTCACTGTCTAGAAATCTTTCGCCAGGAGATGCGCAAATGACCGTTACCCTCAACTCATCCAAGCGTTCACCATGGATGGCTACCCTGTCTCGGTGGATCGATCAATGTTTACCCTTGGTGGGCGTTATCGTACTTTTTGGGGTTTGGTGGCTGATTTCCGTCTCGGGCTGGGTGAATCCGGTTCTCTTGCCAACCCCTTGGAAAACCTTAGGCACGCTCTTTTCCGCGATGCTAACCGGCACCATGGCGGTTGATTTCCTAGCCAGCGTCTTCAGAACCTTTGCCGCTTTTTTTGCCGCTGCCCTTCTGGGGGTTCCCCTTGGCGTTTTGCTAGGTAGTTCTGAAAGACTCTACCGCAGCGTGGAATTTCTGATTGACTTTTTCCGCTCCACGCCTGCTAGTGCCTTGATTCCCATGTTTATTCTATTCTTTGGCATCAGTGATGTATCTAAGATCATTATTGCTGCTTTCAGTGCTTTTTTACTGATTGTGTTTAATAGTGCCTATGGCGTCATGAATGCTAAACGTTCTCGGATCTTGGCAGCGCAAGTCATGGGTGCTAATCGTTGGCAGGTGTTTAAGGATGTGTTGTTGATGGAAAGTTTACCCCAAACTTTTATTGGCCTACGCAGTGGCATTAGTATTGCGCTCGTGATTGTGATTGTGGCAGAAATGTTTATCGGTACTCAGGAAGGACTGGGAAAACGCATTATTGATGCCCAACAAATTTTGAATGTCCAGGATATGTATGCCTCAATTTTGATCACAGGATTGTTAGGCTATGGACTCAACGTTCTGTTTTTGTTGATTGAGAAGCGCTTTATTCACTGGAGTGGCAAGTAAGCGATCGCATTCATAAACCATGAGTTCACTCTAGCGGAAGGACAACCGTAACCATGGTTCCCTGTCCTTCCTCGCTTTCGATCGCCCAAGTTCCTCGGTGTAGTTCAACACAAGTTTTGACGACAGCTAGCCCCAAGCCAGATCCAACGATCGCTCCTACATTATGACCTCGGTAAAAGGCATCCCAAATCTGAGCTTGGTCTACGGCTGGAATGCCTATGCCGCGATCGCTGACCGTTAGGGTAGCACAGTGATCATCACTCTTGAGAGTCACCTGGACGTCACGATCAGATGGAGAATATTTTAGGGCATTGGAGAGGAGGTTGCTCAGCAGCGATCGCACCAATCGTTTATCCCAAAATGCTTTATCTTGTTGATTGCTTGCAGTAAGTACGATTCGCTGGCGATCGCTTTCCTCCATGTCTGTAATAATGTGCTGAATCAGAGGATATATCTCGACTAACTCCGGCGTATAATCTTGCTTGCCAACCTCTGCCCTAGTTAGGGTCAGTAGGTCGGCAACTTGTTGGCTCATGCGTTTTGCTGTTAGATAAATACGCTGGATATTAGTTTGTTTTTGCTGCTCGGATAGATGGTGATGGTTAAGCTGGAGAGATTCAACAGAGAGCAAGATAGTGCTCAGAGGTGTGCGCAACTCGTGGGAAGCCATGGAAAAAAACCGTAGCTTCAGATCGCTGAGGGCGCGGGTTTGCTCTAGTTCTGTATTCAATTGATGTAGAAATAGAAGGAAACTGCCGGTGAGCAATAGCCCGATGAGGAAGGTGACGGGCGCGCTGTAGTTAGCGTTAGAGGCGTAGTTGATTGAAGGGGAGAAAACCGCCCGCCATTGCCGTTCACCCACTGTGAGGGAATGGGTGCAGTCTACGGGGTTAGCACAAAGAGACATGTGGGCTGGAGAGGGGCGATCGCTCTCTAGGGTCATAACCTGCTGCTCTAGGGCATCATAGCGTCCCAAAAATTGCTGATCGGGTTGAGCACTTTGGTCATAAAGCGCCACGTGTATATCGTAGCGAAGATCCTGGAGAGATTCTTCTACCACGTCTGAAACGCGAAATACTCCCACCAAAAAACCAGTAAATTGATCGCGCCGATTGGATAAAGATGGTGGAGGTGTGGGCGAGTCATACAGGGGCAACACCATCAAAAAGCCAAACTGATCGCGCTGCTCCTGTACCAAACGGATCCGTCCTGTGGCAGTAATTCTATTCGTATCTCGGGCAGATTCTAGAGCGATGGTGCGATCGGTGGTGGAGTTTAGATCAAACCCAAAAGCGGCTTCATTATTGGCGAATGGTTCTAGATACACAACAGGGATATAATAAGGGCGATCGCCTGCTGGAATCAGTTGATTGGCGTTAGATAGTTCAGTGATTTGAAAGTTGGGATACCCTTCGGCTTGAATGCGTTGCTCGAAGGCCAGCCGCTCGGTCTGCTGAATGATCGGTGCCCATTCTAAGGCCTGAATGCCAGGATAGGTGATCAGCGATCGCTCTACAAAATGGTTAAAGTCTTGCCGGCTAACGGTTCCTTCGGTTGTTCTATAATAATCATCCAGGAAAGATAGTACATCTGTATAGCGATTGAGACTACGCTGCAGAGCTGTTGATATATTTTCAATCTGGCGCTGAAAGCGAACCTGTTGTTTAGATGCTTCCCATTGTCCAGCAAAAACTGCTGATAGAACCGATAGCCCTACGCCTAAACTGAGGACCAGTCCATATCGAATAGCTTGGAAGGGGACGACGTTCACGGCCAAGTTCCCAAGGAGGAAGGATGATGTAGGACGATCCTATCAAATCCGGAGCAAGCGCTATGGGATGTCTACCGCACTCTCTTCCAGCCTTGTGAGCGCAGCCCAACGATCAGAACGGCTGGGCACCCAATGTACAGGGATGCATCGGACTTGATAAGAAGATACTTCTGTCCATGATGACACAGTATGTTGCGTTATGGTGCTTTAATTTTTACACGTTCAGTTCCTGTGCATCTAGGCGATCGCTCCTGGAGGTTTAGGATTAGGCAGGTTGAGGGTAATAATTTCCGCAATCAGCACACAAAGCGCTGAAACCCAAAGGCAACCTACTAATCCATAGAACTGGAAAATGAGCCCGGATAGAACGGTTCCGGCCAAGCGTCCACCGGAATTCGCCATGTAGTAAAATCCTACATTCAGCGCTACCTTATCATCATCGGTGTAGGCTAGCACGAGGTAGGAATGCACGGCGGAGTTAAAGGCAAACACCAAACCAAAGAACATGAGTCCTAGAATAATCGTCTGTCCGGCAGGGCGATCCATCTGTAGGGCAATGGCAATGGAAGCTGGCACAGCGATCAAAAAACCTGTCCAAAATCGGATTGTACTGGCTTGGGGTGGATGTCCGGAACCAAATCGGTTGAGGAGCGTAGGCGCAAGGGATTGAATCATGCCATAGCCAATC encodes:
- a CDS encoding ABC transporter ATP-binding protein; amino-acid sequence: MINPVATQNAAPPDHFVSVKGLCKSFSGSVLYDNFDLDLSRNQLVSVFGPNGCGKSTLINMISGLIPVDQGEIRIHDKPIRRARIGYVFQNYRDSMLPWLSAYDNIAYPLRVKGIPDRDCRDRVEQLIQTFNIQLDLKRYPYSFSGGQQQLISIMRALIADPEVLFLDEPFSALDFETTLFVRDKLQEIFMTTKIPMFMVVHNLEEAVFLADTILLLSKRPTHLVEMVPFNAPRPRTLDTLTSPEFIDVSRHCLEIFRQEMRK
- a CDS encoding CHASE domain-containing protein, which gives rise to MNVVPFQAIRYGLVLSLGVGLSVLSAVFAGQWEASKQQVRFQRQIENISTALQRSLNRYTDVLSFLDDYYRTTEGTVSRQDFNHFVERSLITYPGIQALEWAPIIQQTERLAFEQRIQAEGYPNFQITELSNANQLIPAGDRPYYIPVVYLEPFANNEAAFGFDLNSTTDRTIALESARDTNRITATGRIRLVQEQRDQFGFLMVLPLYDSPTPPPSLSNRRDQFTGFLVGVFRVSDVVEESLQDLRYDIHVALYDQSAQPDQQFLGRYDALEQQVMTLESDRPSPAHMSLCANPVDCTHSLTVGERQWRAVFSPSINYASNANYSAPVTFLIGLLLTGSFLLFLHQLNTELEQTRALSDLKLRFFSMASHELRTPLSTILLSVESLQLNHHHLSEQQKQTNIQRIYLTAKRMSQQVADLLTLTRAEVGKQDYTPELVEIYPLIQHIITDMEESDRQRIVLTASNQQDKAFWDKRLVRSLLSNLLSNALKYSPSDRDVQVTLKSDDHCATLTVSDRGIGIPAVDQAQIWDAFYRGHNVGAIVGSGLGLAVVKTCVELHRGTWAIESEEGQGTMVTVVLPLE
- a CDS encoding ABC transporter permease, which produces MATLSRWIDQCLPLVGVIVLFGVWWLISVSGWVNPVLLPTPWKTLGTLFSAMLTGTMAVDFLASVFRTFAAFFAAALLGVPLGVLLGSSERLYRSVEFLIDFFRSTPASALIPMFILFFGISDVSKIIIAAFSAFLLIVFNSAYGVMNAKRSRILAAQVMGANRWQVFKDVLLMESLPQTFIGLRSGISIALVIVIVAEMFIGTQEGLGKRIIDAQQILNVQDMYASILITGLLGYGLNVLFLLIEKRFIHWSGK